A region from the Corallococcus silvisoli genome encodes:
- a CDS encoding MoxR family ATPase — protein MANQDWVSRLLTGRASADKGLSVHLSERDGGSLHDKMRQAYWWITNNAVICPYYDIEFGGTAALKNAAGDEVHLPEDMSYSSFVLIPLLTLFTCRRALLVGGPGRGKTTSAILMALLSGMGREDVHRGIQRGHPQLSIADLLGAPLPSDMLKAEDLSAVKVSWRKWIGQRVKIIDEYNRIPTKTQSALLSLLGEGYAEMMDQYVYTGRSSWFLTANDDQGGGTFQVIEALKDRLDVVVRAVPFNSGFVDTLLQRIESDKSPEELLPRDIVFTPGELEKAYNAILAVEVPKGALERVAFFLGQLDFCRMASPRFEFKHKDTLKLAGQTVSAVCNEQCPLDKKVHLCTQTENGTSVRAYQTILHFAKALAFFRGHRVVELEDFRQIIPWVLHEKLTPNARSPFFEVKGHKMLLQDRVAWIRNMFDMAMARYGTHAPVRQKVTALRAELDLGLSGVDLRTTEKRLSAVTALMNDLMTRQELSGPVYEDLIHLKSLYSRYRNYATWLKENPGGQGQP, from the coding sequence ATGGCCAACCAGGATTGGGTGTCGCGCCTGCTCACCGGGCGTGCGTCGGCGGACAAGGGCCTCAGCGTCCACCTCTCGGAGCGCGACGGCGGCAGCCTCCACGACAAGATGCGGCAGGCGTACTGGTGGATCACCAACAACGCCGTCATCTGCCCGTACTACGACATCGAGTTCGGCGGCACCGCCGCCCTGAAGAACGCCGCCGGGGACGAGGTCCACCTCCCGGAGGACATGAGCTACAGCTCCTTCGTCCTCATCCCCCTGCTCACCCTCTTCACCTGCCGCCGCGCCCTGCTCGTCGGCGGGCCGGGCCGCGGCAAGACGACCTCCGCCATCCTCATGGCGCTGCTGTCCGGCATGGGCCGGGAGGACGTCCACCGCGGCATCCAGCGCGGCCACCCGCAGCTGTCCATCGCGGACCTGCTCGGCGCGCCCCTGCCGTCGGACATGCTCAAGGCGGAGGACCTGTCCGCCGTGAAGGTGAGCTGGCGCAAGTGGATTGGCCAGCGCGTGAAGATCATCGACGAGTACAACCGCATCCCCACGAAGACGCAGTCCGCCCTGCTGTCGCTGCTGGGCGAAGGCTACGCGGAGATGATGGACCAGTACGTCTACACCGGCCGCTCGTCCTGGTTCCTCACCGCCAACGACGACCAGGGCGGCGGCACGTTCCAGGTCATCGAAGCGCTCAAGGATCGGCTCGACGTCGTCGTCCGCGCCGTGCCCTTCAACTCCGGCTTCGTGGACACGCTGCTGCAACGCATCGAGTCCGACAAGTCCCCGGAGGAGCTGCTCCCCAGGGACATCGTCTTCACTCCCGGCGAGCTGGAGAAGGCCTACAACGCCATCCTCGCCGTGGAGGTGCCCAAGGGCGCCCTGGAGCGCGTGGCCTTCTTCCTGGGCCAGCTGGACTTCTGCCGCATGGCGTCCCCGCGCTTCGAGTTCAAGCACAAGGACACGCTGAAGCTCGCCGGACAGACCGTGTCCGCCGTGTGCAACGAGCAGTGCCCGCTGGACAAGAAGGTGCACCTCTGCACGCAGACGGAGAACGGCACCAGCGTGCGCGCCTACCAGACCATCCTCCACTTCGCGAAGGCGCTCGCGTTCTTCCGCGGCCACCGCGTGGTGGAGCTGGAGGACTTCCGGCAGATCATCCCCTGGGTGCTGCACGAGAAGCTCACCCCCAACGCGCGCAGCCCCTTCTTCGAGGTGAAGGGCCACAAGATGCTGCTCCAGGACCGCGTGGCGTGGATCCGCAACATGTTCGACATGGCCATGGCCCGCTACGGCACGCACGCGCCCGTGCGCCAGAAGGTCACCGCGCTGCGCGCCGAGCTGGACCTGGGCCTGTCCGGCGTGGACCTGCGCACCACCGAGAAGCGCCTGTCCGCCGTCACCGCGCTGATGAATGACCTGATGACCCGCCAGGAGCTGTCCGGCCCGGTGTACGAGGACCTCATCCACTTGAAATCCCTCTACAGCCGCTACCGCAACTACGCGACGTGGCTGAAGGAGAACCCGGGCGGTCAGGGGCAGCCATGA
- a CDS encoding LuxR C-terminal-related transcriptional regulator, which translates to MLDAPASSSRLALVSEDPLARGALARALSDQAEGWTVAAAGTQVELESARGEPPDVVLWDTGLRLVEGAAPDLGAPVLALVADEAAGELALGAGARGLLFRDVSPGMLVAALHAVSRGLAVFDPGLTQVRAAPRSTAPSGAPGPDTLTPREREVLGLLAEGLSNKAIADRLDISEHTAKFHVNAVLAKLGVQRRTEAVVRAARMGLVTL; encoded by the coding sequence CCCGCTGGCCCGGGGTGCGCTCGCACGGGCGCTGAGCGACCAGGCGGAGGGCTGGACGGTGGCGGCGGCGGGCACGCAGGTGGAGCTGGAGTCAGCGCGGGGTGAACCGCCGGACGTGGTGCTCTGGGACACGGGGCTGCGGCTGGTGGAGGGCGCGGCGCCGGACCTGGGTGCGCCGGTGTTGGCGCTGGTGGCGGACGAGGCGGCGGGGGAGCTGGCGCTGGGCGCGGGGGCGCGGGGCCTGCTGTTCCGCGACGTGTCGCCGGGGATGCTCGTGGCAGCGCTGCACGCGGTGTCCCGGGGGCTCGCGGTGTTCGACCCGGGCCTGACGCAGGTGCGCGCGGCGCCCCGGAGCACGGCGCCTTCTGGGGCGCCGGGGCCGGACACGCTGACGCCGCGCGAGCGCGAGGTGCTGGGGTTGCTGGCGGAGGGCCTGTCGAACAAGGCCATCGCGGACCGGCTGGACATCAGCGAGCACACGGCCAAGTTCCACGTCAACGCGGTGCTGGCGAAGCTGGGCGTGCAGCGCCGCACGGAGGCCGTGGTGCGCGCGGCGCGGATGGGGCTGGTGACGCTCTGA
- a CDS encoding type II toxin-antitoxin system death-on-curing family toxin — translation MSAEQQPYDRFCSLTRLQALHAMGIAAHGGTVGVRDALCPGATLGAAWSAEEYNARPGAVPGLMFAVYLLFYFATKQCFVDGNKRIAWLAMSEVLAGMGLEVDASDDEAEALVMAIASNRFKDVEPVFLWVVEHLSELAAP, via the coding sequence GTGAGTGCCGAGCAGCAGCCGTACGACCGGTTCTGCAGCCTCACCCGGCTCCAGGCTCTGCATGCCATGGGCATCGCCGCGCATGGTGGAACGGTCGGAGTCCGGGACGCCTTGTGCCCTGGGGCTACGCTCGGGGCCGCGTGGTCCGCGGAGGAGTACAACGCGAGGCCGGGGGCGGTCCCCGGTCTGATGTTCGCGGTCTACCTGCTCTTCTATTTCGCGACGAAGCAGTGCTTCGTGGATGGGAACAAGCGGATCGCCTGGCTCGCCATGTCGGAGGTCCTGGCCGGAATGGGCCTGGAGGTCGATGCCTCGGATGACGAGGCGGAAGCGCTGGTGATGGCCATCGCCAGCAACAGGTTCAAGGACGTCGAGCCTGTGTTCCTCTGGGTCGTCGAGCACCTGAGCGAGCTCGCCGCTCCCTGA